One window of Methanospirillum lacunae genomic DNA carries:
- a CDS encoding 4Fe-4S binding protein, with the protein MSTLFPKYSKSYDGSRVIMEQRLLQQVNNLILDNDICTGCGICREVCPEEAIAVGAVGGVQRGLVCDAASVHIDETKCSYCGVCVIMCPFTALSLKINNEERLPILEKEGFPTYDKGTSIDDEKCVRCNICQDVCPRDAIDRDVPLFEGQDCEGLAKGQGVNLKIDFEVDNEKCTKCGICGNLCQALTVEHKPYTPEVGKVEGRVIWDSDYCDGCNVCAEACPNDAIKVTREMSGKVNLGKVSIIEDDCCTCRWCAINCPTEEITVNKIFEGEITFHPEKCPGGCSTCVDVCPANAIYTPSPLPAKEMHGKIEANIAVNKDFCILCGACVNACPGEDIIYLRRDSVRIKGKETDLFKKIKAKLCTARTSMVREKASGMGSVELKAVGQ; encoded by the coding sequence ATGTCAACACTGTTTCCGAAGTACTCGAAGTCCTATGATGGATCCCGGGTTATCATGGAGCAGCGGCTTCTTCAGCAGGTCAACAACCTCATCCTCGACAATGATATCTGCACGGGCTGCGGAATCTGTCGCGAGGTTTGTCCTGAAGAAGCAATAGCTGTTGGAGCTGTTGGAGGAGTCCAGCGTGGTCTGGTCTGTGATGCAGCAAGCGTCCACATTGATGAGACAAAATGCTCATACTGTGGTGTCTGTGTCATCATGTGCCCCTTCACAGCTCTCTCTCTGAAGATAAACAACGAAGAACGGCTCCCAATTCTTGAGAAAGAGGGATTCCCAACCTATGATAAGGGCACATCTATCGATGATGAGAAATGTGTCCGCTGCAACATCTGCCAGGATGTATGCCCACGTGATGCAATAGACCGTGACGTCCCACTCTTTGAGGGTCAGGACTGTGAGGGTCTAGCCAAAGGCCAGGGAGTCAATTTAAAGATTGATTTCGAGGTCGACAATGAGAAATGCACCAAGTGTGGTATCTGCGGAAATCTCTGTCAGGCATTAACTGTTGAGCATAAACCTTACACTCCGGAAGTTGGAAAGGTTGAAGGTCGCGTTATCTGGGACAGTGACTACTGCGACGGATGTAATGTCTGTGCAGAAGCCTGTCCAAACGATGCCATCAAAGTAACCCGTGAGATGTCAGGGAAGGTAAACCTTGGAAAGGTCAGCATCATCGAGGATGACTGTTGCACCTGCCGCTGGTGTGCCATCAACTGCCCAACCGAAGAAATCACAGTCAACAAGATCTTTGAGGGAGAGATCACCTTCCATCCTGAAAAGTGTCCGGGAGGTTGCTCAACCTGTGTCGATGTCTGCCCAGCAAACGCGATTTATACCCCATCCCCGCTTCCTGCAAAGGAGATGCACGGTAAGATTGAGGCAAACATCGCAGTCAACAAAGACTTCTGTATCCTCTGTGGTGCCTGTGTAAACGCCTGTCCTGGTGAGGACATTATCTACCTCAGGCGTGACTCAGTCAGAATCAAGGGCAAAGAGACTGACCTGTTCAAGAAGATCAAAGCCAAACTCTGTACTGCCAGAACCTCAATGGTTCGGGAAAAGGCATCAGGAATGGGCTCGGTCGAACTGAAGGCGGTCGGCCAGTAA
- a CDS encoding MFS transporter — translation MNDKLKSLSGDTQLVPPRNRHLILLIILACGFIGVVDIQIVSIALPTITHLLNASVGQTQWIATSYVITVLCTVLLVGTISAGIGKGRILKAGILVFTISSLACGLSTTLGELIFFRILQGLGASLMMSVLMALIIEIFPPHERGRAMGLNTAVIALGLIVGPSAGGFIVDTAGWPFIFFFNIPVGTLLFLGALHYLPADRIVKGYRFSDYTGAILLVLFMAALAMVFNTLANPPIQAAYLGVWTGLWIILFVAFILRERSHSQPLLYTSIFRNSRFVLPSISLVLYLAATFILLTGQPFYFQGVMGLSPSHVGLIALITPVTMILSAPLFGMIYDRTKWRGYTVTGLSLMGFAYFGCGVAFYRMEYLLIIVFFVATGIGRAIFQGPNVIEIMAAVPPSLQGMGSGLITTLMYLGIMVGISLTAILLTTGLATSGYYGQVLDADPQVLAAVFGQIMGIGGLLCLTGAVCSFKRKHSDG, via the coding sequence ATGAATGACAAACTCAAATCACTTTCCGGTGATACACAACTTGTACCTCCCAGGAATCGCCATCTCATCCTTCTTATCATCCTGGCCTGTGGATTTATCGGAGTTGTTGATATTCAGATCGTTTCAATTGCTCTTCCTACGATCACACACCTGTTGAATGCCTCAGTTGGCCAGACACAATGGATAGCGACCAGTTATGTCATCACCGTTCTTTGCACAGTATTATTAGTTGGAACCATATCTGCCGGGATTGGTAAAGGCAGAATACTAAAAGCCGGAATACTGGTATTTACAATAAGTTCTCTTGCCTGCGGTCTTTCCACCACTCTCGGAGAATTGATCTTCTTCAGAATACTCCAAGGTCTTGGTGCTTCGCTGATGATGAGCGTTCTCATGGCTTTAATCATCGAAATCTTCCCTCCTCATGAGCGTGGAAGGGCGATGGGTCTTAACACAGCTGTGATAGCACTCGGCCTTATTGTAGGTCCGTCTGCCGGTGGGTTTATTGTTGATACAGCAGGATGGCCGTTTATATTCTTCTTCAATATCCCGGTGGGCACCCTGCTCTTCCTCGGTGCTCTTCACTATCTCCCTGCTGATCGTATCGTGAAAGGGTACAGGTTCAGCGATTATACCGGTGCTATACTCCTCGTTCTCTTCATGGCAGCATTAGCCATGGTTTTTAACACGCTTGCGAATCCACCCATCCAGGCCGCTTATCTGGGAGTCTGGACTGGTCTGTGGATAATTCTTTTTGTTGCCTTTATCCTTCGTGAGCGATCTCACTCGCAGCCTCTATTATATACCAGCATCTTTAGAAATTCCAGATTTGTTCTTCCTTCAATCAGTCTTGTCCTCTATCTCGCTGCAACCTTCATCCTTCTCACCGGTCAGCCGTTTTACTTTCAGGGTGTGATGGGTCTCTCTCCCTCCCATGTCGGCCTCATCGCATTGATCACTCCGGTTACGATGATTCTTTCAGCTCCTCTCTTTGGAATGATATACGACCGGACAAAGTGGCGGGGATATACAGTCACCGGACTTAGCCTGATGGGATTTGCTTATTTTGGCTGCGGTGTTGCATTTTACCGCATGGAGTATCTTCTCATTATCGTTTTCTTTGTTGCAACCGGAATTGGCAGGGCGATATTTCAGGGGCCAAATGTGATTGAGATCATGGCTGCAGTCCCTCCCTCGCTCCAGGGAATGGGATCAGGACTGATAACGACCCTGATGTATCTTGGCATCATGGTTGGTATCTCGCTCACTGCCATCCTTCTGACAACTGGACTTGCAACATCAGGATATTACGGTCAGGTTCTTGATGCAGATCCCCAGGTGCTTGCAGCAGTATTTGGACAGATTATGGGCATTGGGGGGTTGCTCTGCCTTACTGGAGCGGTATGCTCTTTTAAAAGGAAACATTCAGATGGATAA
- the hdrB gene encoding CoB--CoM heterodisulfide reductase subunit B: protein MHEYALFLGCIAPNRYPGCEASAIKTSEKVGIKLLPLEGASCCPAPGAFGSIDLTVWYAMAARNLVLAEQMKKDIALVCNGCYKSIWEVNHILKHDEELRNKVNEVLKEIDMEYKGTIDVFHLAELYYDPKVCGVQKIRDSVTTPMTGAKVACHYGCHLMKPQKDRHFGDTENPMWFEELVAAVGAEPVQYRNKMQCCGAGGGVRGYDIVHALDITNEKLINISEVGADAITELCPFCQLQFDRGQIEIKEKFGDVYNIPVLHFNELLGLAQGMSPQDLALDLHAIDCAPFLEKVL, encoded by the coding sequence GTGCACGAATACGCTTTGTTCCTCGGATGTATTGCACCAAACCGGTACCCCGGCTGTGAAGCATCCGCAATCAAGACCAGTGAAAAGGTCGGCATTAAATTACTGCCCCTTGAAGGAGCCAGCTGCTGCCCGGCACCTGGTGCATTCGGTTCCATCGATCTGACTGTCTGGTACGCCATGGCAGCCCGGAACCTTGTCCTCGCTGAGCAGATGAAGAAGGACATTGCACTTGTGTGCAATGGATGTTACAAGTCGATCTGGGAAGTAAACCACATTCTCAAGCACGACGAGGAACTCAGAAACAAGGTCAACGAAGTTCTGAAAGAGATCGACATGGAATACAAGGGAACCATCGATGTATTCCACCTTGCCGAGCTCTACTACGACCCCAAAGTCTGTGGTGTTCAGAAGATCCGTGACTCAGTAACCACTCCAATGACCGGAGCAAAGGTTGCCTGTCACTACGGCTGCCACTTAATGAAACCACAAAAGGATCGTCATTTTGGTGACACCGAGAACCCAATGTGGTTTGAAGAACTTGTAGCAGCAGTCGGTGCAGAGCCAGTTCAGTACCGTAATAAAATGCAGTGCTGTGGTGCTGGTGGCGGTGTCCGTGGATACGATATCGTCCATGCTCTCGACATCACCAACGAGAAACTCATCAATATCTCTGAAGTTGGTGCCGATGCAATCACTGAACTCTGTCCATTCTGTCAGCTCCAGTTTGACCGTGGTCAGATTGAGATCAAAGAGAAGTTCGGCGATGTGTACAACATTCCTGTTCTGCACTTCAATGAACTGCTTGGTCTTGCACAGGGTATGAGCCCACAGGATCTTGCTCTTGATCTGCATGCAATTGACTGTGCTCCATTCCTGGAGAAGGTGCTGTAA
- a CDS encoding SulP family inorganic anion transporter encodes MQINQPSWATIRGELAATLPITGWLPVYTKKLFRADIIAGITLTAFAIPELMAYAQLAGLPPEYGLYAGIVAPLVYCLFGTIREMNIGPSSSEAILTAAMLGMLVGIDAARYASLAALTVLMAGCLAIIARIFRLGFIVNLISETVLKGFLAGMGLVIICGQLFKIFGIKSISGAFFDQLIYLITHLPSANLPTVVIGVGAIAFLLCAERRCRKLPAALIVVIFSILVMNYTDLASRGVQEVGVIPAGLPSFIIPNISFNDVQFIFPLAFAIFLLAYVEDMSIGTSLARRYHYKVDSNQELLALGATSIATSLFQGFPVAGSFSRTALNEINGAVTQITGVIAAVLTAIVALFLTGLFTRMPEAIIGSLILVAVLRLVDVKGLLRIAKISRNEFGIAIATCAGVLLFGILSGVFIGVILSLTDILYRVTTPRIAILGRVPNTRQYADRIRHPENIAIPGILIIRVDAPLIFANAEMVKDRIEELIAEDPTVRLVLLDMSTSPIVDVSASDMIVDLYQELTTAGIKLRIADATWQVRRMLRISGVEDTIGEEITQTTSLETVLEDWNCAASATPVCPVPELENILQDQK; translated from the coding sequence ATGCAGATCAATCAACCTTCCTGGGCCACTATTCGAGGAGAACTCGCAGCAACCCTCCCAATCACCGGATGGCTTCCAGTATATACTAAGAAACTATTCCGTGCAGACATTATTGCAGGCATTACCCTTACCGCATTTGCTATTCCTGAACTCATGGCATATGCACAACTTGCCGGACTTCCCCCTGAATATGGGTTATATGCCGGTATTGTTGCTCCACTTGTCTACTGTCTCTTTGGCACCATCAGGGAGATGAACATCGGGCCGAGTTCATCAGAAGCCATCCTGACTGCAGCAATGCTAGGGATGCTTGTTGGAATTGATGCTGCACGATATGCCTCCCTTGCAGCACTCACTGTTCTTATGGCTGGATGTTTAGCCATTATTGCACGTATATTCAGGCTCGGGTTTATTGTCAACCTCATATCAGAAACTGTCCTTAAAGGATTTCTTGCAGGAATGGGATTAGTCATAATTTGTGGCCAGTTGTTCAAGATATTCGGCATTAAATCAATATCAGGAGCATTTTTCGATCAACTGATATACCTTATCACCCATCTTCCTTCAGCAAATCTCCCAACTGTTGTAATTGGAGTAGGTGCAATAGCATTTCTTCTCTGTGCTGAACGAAGATGCAGAAAACTCCCGGCTGCCCTGATTGTAGTTATCTTCTCAATATTGGTTATGAACTATACAGATCTGGCATCACGCGGTGTTCAGGAAGTTGGGGTCATCCCGGCAGGACTTCCCAGTTTCATCATTCCCAATATCTCATTTAATGATGTTCAGTTCATATTTCCTCTTGCATTTGCAATCTTTCTCCTTGCCTATGTTGAAGACATGAGTATCGGGACATCTCTTGCCAGGAGATACCATTATAAAGTCGATTCAAACCAGGAACTTCTTGCTCTCGGTGCAACAAGTATTGCAACCAGCCTTTTTCAGGGTTTTCCGGTTGCAGGCAGTTTTTCCCGGACAGCACTTAATGAGATTAATGGGGCTGTAACTCAGATAACCGGGGTCATTGCAGCAGTCCTCACTGCTATTGTTGCCTTGTTCCTCACCGGTCTTTTCACCAGAATGCCTGAAGCAATCATCGGAAGCCTCATTCTCGTGGCTGTTCTCAGACTGGTTGATGTGAAGGGGCTTTTAAGGATAGCAAAAATCAGTAGAAACGAATTTGGCATAGCCATTGCCACATGTGCAGGAGTCCTGCTGTTTGGTATCCTTTCAGGTGTGTTCATCGGTGTCATCCTCTCTCTTACCGATATCTTATACCGGGTAACAACACCAAGAATTGCCATTCTGGGACGGGTTCCCAATACCAGACAGTACGCAGACCGGATTAGACATCCGGAAAATATTGCAATACCCGGCATCCTGATCATCAGGGTTGATGCTCCGCTGATCTTTGCCAATGCCGAGATGGTCAAAGACCGCATAGAGGAACTGATTGCAGAAGATCCAACGGTCAGGCTTGTACTACTTGACATGAGTACGTCACCGATTGTTGATGTCTCTGCATCTGATATGATCGTTGACCTCTACCAGGAACTCACTACTGCCGGGATAAAACTCAGAATTGCAGATGCCACCTGGCAGGTAAGAAGGATGCTTCGGATATCAGGGGTGGAGGATACGATAGGTGAGGAGATTACCCAGACCACCTCGCTTGAGACTGTACTTGAAGACTGGAACTGTGCTGCATCGGCCACACCGGTCTGTCCAGTTCCTGAACTGGAAAACATCTTACAGGATCAGAAATAA
- a CDS encoding HAMP domain-containing methyl-accepting chemotaxis protein has protein sequence MIRLQFIDNIRIGQKLIGGFVLVTLLMCLIGVIGFSGMNTISRQMDHMYTENTIPLTEIASMEVSLNSMRALVFRSMAIIDEREQDENRLKTEITNIESQIQNLSSSSMTPEEEKVFETFKTQWVTYKKTAVDVFELEKAKKEQDALTSIKNGGDHANARRATVATFDQLKQIVLSQAEITAKAGSIEVKNSITFMTVVALVIIIISLFIAFSLTRSITEPLYQVMNQFDRMSRGEINTRLTLVRKDEIGDMAGMADRFSDFLEQEVVVTLQRIAQGDLSTSLTPKSENDQITPALIEMSNAVTGVITELELISSRAAEGDLKARGDEIKFHGSYQQIVKGFNTTLLSLIIPINEAIRLASEYSKCNFTARFSNKVEVKGDFVAFEHAMNEIGLEVSSALGVIGTEMKDLESQAKMAESGIEDVQRGAGIIAANADSTRANAEMSEEEIVQVLRGMEDLTNHVMKVSANVEAVAQSGNEADQLARKGITAAASAEEGMESIRKVSGEATGIIFEIRDQMVEISRITDIISDIADQTNLLALNAAIEAARAGDAGKGFAVVAGEVKGLAEQVGTAAQKIATMISELDNRSSRATTAMKEAESVIEDGSTSLRETLEIFSSLTKGVQEIKTNMDAVASSSEQQAASFEEITASVHEMSTHVRQTSKDAMNSSSTAEEALSVAQQITDIINDINTAVSTTTTEMQRFLIV, from the coding sequence ATGATACGACTGCAGTTCATCGACAATATCAGAATAGGTCAAAAGTTAATAGGAGGGTTCGTGCTGGTTACCCTCCTTATGTGTCTGATTGGGGTTATCGGATTTTCAGGAATGAACACCATTTCCAGGCAGATGGACCATATGTATACTGAAAATACCATTCCCCTTACAGAGATAGCAAGTATGGAGGTCTCATTGAACTCAATGAGGGCTCTTGTATTCAGATCCATGGCTATCATTGATGAGCGTGAACAGGATGAAAACCGGTTGAAGACTGAAATTACAAATATTGAGAGTCAGATCCAGAATTTAAGTTCTTCATCAATGACACCAGAGGAAGAAAAAGTCTTTGAGACATTTAAAACGCAATGGGTGACCTACAAAAAAACAGCTGTCGATGTTTTTGAACTTGAAAAAGCAAAAAAGGAGCAGGATGCACTTACCTCCATTAAAAACGGTGGTGACCATGCAAATGCAAGACGGGCAACAGTAGCTACCTTTGACCAGCTCAAACAGATAGTACTCAGTCAGGCTGAAATTACAGCAAAAGCAGGCTCAATCGAGGTAAAAAACTCGATAACTTTTATGACAGTTGTCGCGCTGGTTATCATCATTATTTCCCTGTTCATCGCTTTTTCCCTGACACGATCAATCACCGAACCATTGTATCAGGTTATGAACCAGTTTGACAGGATGAGCAGAGGAGAGATCAATACCAGGCTTACCCTTGTTAGAAAAGATGAGATTGGGGACATGGCAGGTATGGCAGACAGGTTTTCTGATTTTCTTGAACAGGAGGTCGTGGTAACACTCCAGCGAATAGCACAGGGAGACCTTTCTACAAGTCTAACTCCAAAAAGTGAGAATGATCAGATAACACCTGCTCTCATCGAAATGAGTAACGCTGTTACCGGAGTAATAACCGAACTTGAACTGATATCATCACGAGCTGCTGAAGGAGATCTCAAAGCCAGAGGTGACGAGATAAAATTCCATGGATCATATCAGCAGATTGTAAAAGGGTTTAATACAACACTTCTGTCACTGATTATTCCAATCAATGAAGCCATACGGCTTGCATCAGAATACTCAAAATGCAACTTCACTGCAAGGTTCTCAAACAAAGTTGAGGTAAAAGGAGATTTTGTTGCATTTGAGCATGCCATGAATGAGATTGGGCTTGAAGTGTCCAGTGCCCTTGGTGTGATAGGTACCGAGATGAAAGATCTTGAATCCCAGGCCAAGATGGCTGAATCCGGTATTGAAGATGTCCAGAGGGGAGCAGGGATTATTGCAGCTAATGCTGACAGCACCAGGGCCAATGCAGAGATGAGCGAAGAAGAGATTGTTCAGGTTCTGAGGGGGATGGAGGATCTGACAAATCATGTGATGAAAGTATCTGCTAATGTGGAAGCCGTAGCTCAATCTGGAAATGAAGCTGACCAACTCGCCAGGAAAGGAATTACTGCTGCAGCAAGTGCTGAAGAGGGCATGGAGAGTATAAGAAAAGTATCAGGTGAAGCAACAGGAATTATATTTGAAATTCGTGATCAGATGGTAGAGATCAGCAGAATCACAGATATTATTTCAGATATTGCAGATCAGACAAATCTGCTTGCACTCAATGCAGCGATAGAAGCTGCACGAGCCGGGGATGCCGGGAAAGGATTTGCAGTTGTTGCCGGAGAGGTAAAGGGATTAGCTGAACAGGTTGGCACAGCTGCCCAGAAAATCGCCACAATGATTTCTGAACTTGATAACCGGAGTTCACGTGCTACTACAGCGATGAAAGAAGCAGAATCAGTTATTGAAGACGGCAGTACTTCTCTTCGTGAGACTCTTGAGATCTTTTCATCACTAACAAAAGGAGTTCAGGAGATCAAAACCAATATGGATGCTGTTGCATCATCATCTGAACAGCAGGCAGCATCCTTTGAGGAGATTACTGCAAGCGTTCATGAAATGAGTACTCATGTCAGGCAGACCTCCAAAGATGCAATGAATTCTTCTTCTACAGCCGAAGAAGCACTATCAGTAGCGCAACAGATAACAGACATCATTAATGATATTAATACAGCAGTATCTACCACCACTACTGAGATGCAGCGGTTTTTAATTGTATAA
- a CDS encoding PspC domain-containing protein, which translates to MVDKRIYRSRNDKILGGVCSGIGQYLDIDPVIIRLIALLLLFTCGTGILIYICAWILIPLEPEEEVVTARVIS; encoded by the coding sequence ATGGTTGATAAACGGATATATCGATCCCGAAACGATAAAATCCTGGGTGGAGTGTGCAGTGGAATTGGACAATACCTGGATATTGATCCGGTGATCATCAGGTTAATCGCGTTATTACTATTATTTACCTGCGGAACCGGGATCCTGATCTATATCTGTGCATGGATACTCATTCCACTCGAACCGGAAGAAGAAGTGGTGACAGCCAGAGTAATATCCTGA
- the hdrC gene encoding CoB--CoM heterodisulfide reductase subunit C: MAAKSYDNPELNKKLADTRYHNSQSNPEFTKDVIKTSRTIANMCYQCGTCTGSCPSAPRSTYRIRLFMRRNVLGLENEALTDPDLWLCTTCYSCTDRCPRDIAPTDVIMAMRNLAFKKDIVPRNFLQTVQLIYNSGHGVPNNDVNRAARKRLGLTADPPTTHMYPEYIKGIQKILDHYGLKENADRILKGD; encoded by the coding sequence ATGGCTGCAAAAAGTTACGACAACCCTGAACTGAACAAAAAACTTGCTGACACAAGATATCACAACAGTCAGTCAAATCCAGAGTTCACAAAGGACGTTATAAAGACAAGCCGCACAATCGCAAATATGTGTTACCAGTGTGGTACTTGCACCGGTTCCTGCCCATCTGCACCCCGCAGCACATACAGGATTCGCCTGTTCATGCGCCGGAATGTACTTGGACTCGAGAACGAAGCATTAACCGACCCAGATCTCTGGTTATGTACCACCTGTTATTCATGTACTGACCGGTGCCCACGTGACATCGCTCCAACCGATGTCATCATGGCAATGCGGAATCTTGCATTCAAGAAGGACATTGTTCCACGCAACTTCCTCCAGACCGTCCAGTTGATCTACAACTCCGGTCACGGTGTTCCGAACAACGATGTCAACCGGGCCGCAAGAAAGAGACTTGGCCTGACCGCTGACCCACCAACAACCCACATGTACCCCGAATATATCAAGGGTATCCAGAAGATCCTGGACCACTACGGATTGAAAGAGAACGCTGACCGTATCCTCAAGGGGGACTAA
- a CDS encoding substrate-binding periplasmic protein encodes MSHALSPVYLLAVLSMILLIPTGGVLAEDTLSSASPKQHTQDLTFYTEQLPPYNYQENGSVRGFSIDILNDISAKSGLNLSPEMIHVVPWEEGYEAALNGTNTVIFSTARIPERENLFKWVGPISNERYALFAPNESSVLINSPDDLTHFRIGAISDDASISQLLARGVNESSIVTADTISDLISMIHDKKIDLWVYPEITGRYYIGQITGDYNSFVPVYTFEGVGIYYAFSKDVSDATVSSYQNALDELKQEKNETGVSRYDQILGQYIRSYSAVINSNTKI; translated from the coding sequence ATGTCTCATGCTTTATCGCCTGTATATCTCCTCGCTGTTCTCTCAATGATTCTGCTCATCCCTACTGGAGGGGTATTGGCAGAGGATACACTCTCTTCTGCATCTCCTAAACAGCACACGCAAGACCTGACATTTTATACTGAACAACTCCCACCATATAATTATCAGGAGAATGGGTCTGTAAGGGGATTTTCCATAGATATTCTCAATGATATCAGTGCAAAATCAGGATTAAACCTCTCCCCTGAAATGATACACGTCGTTCCATGGGAGGAGGGCTACGAGGCTGCTCTTAACGGAACCAACACAGTTATCTTCTCAACTGCCCGAATTCCTGAACGAGAAAACCTGTTTAAGTGGGTTGGACCGATATCCAATGAACGGTATGCTCTGTTCGCTCCCAATGAATCATCCGTTTTGATAAATTCTCCAGATGATTTAACACATTTTAGAATTGGTGCAATATCCGACGATGCTTCTATCTCCCAGCTTCTTGCGAGGGGGGTAAATGAGAGCAGTATTGTCACTGCAGATACCATATCAGATCTCATCTCGATGATACACGACAAGAAGATTGATCTCTGGGTATATCCTGAAATCACAGGACGATATTATATTGGCCAGATAACCGGGGATTATAATTCATTTGTACCAGTGTATACCTTTGAAGGAGTTGGAATCTATTATGCTTTCAGCAAGGATGTTTCAGATGCAACAGTCAGTTCATATCAGAACGCTCTTGATGAACTGAAGCAGGAGAAGAATGAGACCGGAGTGAGCAGATATGATCAGATCCTCGGGCAGTACATCCGTTCATATAGTGCTGTAATAAACTCCAATACAAAAATATAA
- a CDS encoding 4Fe-4S binding protein has translation MAFAVHVNIERCSGCNNCVVACPVNALELNTISPSEASATDKIYKVINGDAIILDVNHELCAGCGICVDACPYDVIQLSGQTPNKAFA, from the coding sequence ATGGCATTTGCAGTACATGTGAACATTGAGCGATGCTCCGGCTGTAACAATTGTGTGGTGGCATGTCCGGTCAATGCGCTGGAACTCAACACAATCTCTCCATCCGAGGCCTCTGCGACCGATAAGATTTATAAGGTCATAAATGGCGACGCAATTATTCTTGATGTGAATCATGAACTTTGCGCCGGATGCGGGATTTGCGTTGATGCATGCCCGTACGATGTGATTCAGCTGTCGGGACAAACGCCTAATAAGGCATTCGCCTGA
- a CDS encoding TrkA C-terminal domain-containing protein, producing MEEVILRAIKRAMPGRGRARVNSSLLTEIGIEDKTEVEVATPEGASITLTVYADALVEQGQIRISEEDLKKLGITDGTDVHVKRKVPVTEQVKDAAGELAGKINQGVQDIGETLSEKTAGIREGTSQAAQDLHEKAKEVSAKIVEEVTPIGEKIGEAGRETAARIKDLVPTSRFNAAVEGGLKSLKPEDAANLKKLLAESEGEKHAAQVKAATASGRSIQNLTIPPDVMIIAVQRADTVIPLGDTTVLATGDLVYLAGSDKGLEYTTKLLEG from the coding sequence ATGGAGGAAGTTATCCTGCGGGCAATAAAACGTGCCATGCCTGGTCGCGGCAGAGCACGAGTCAATAGCAGCCTGCTTACAGAAATCGGGATTGAAGATAAAACCGAGGTTGAGGTTGCGACTCCCGAAGGGGCTTCAATCACTCTTACCGTGTACGCTGACGCACTCGTAGAGCAGGGTCAGATCAGGATCAGTGAAGAGGATCTCAAGAAACTAGGCATCACTGATGGCACTGACGTGCATGTCAAAAGAAAGGTGCCGGTTACTGAACAGGTAAAAGACGCAGCCGGAGAACTTGCCGGAAAGATCAACCAGGGAGTCCAGGATATCGGTGAAACACTCTCTGAAAAGACTGCCGGCATCAGAGAGGGAACGAGCCAGGCTGCCCAGGATCTTCACGAGAAAGCTAAAGAAGTCTCTGCAAAGATTGTAGAAGAGGTCACCCCGATAGGAGAAAAGATTGGGGAAGCCGGACGTGAGACTGCAGCACGCATCAAAGACCTTGTTCCAACATCACGATTCAATGCAGCAGTAGAGGGAGGTCTGAAATCGCTCAAACCAGAAGACGCAGCAAACCTGAAAAAACTGCTTGCCGAGAGTGAGGGTGAGAAACATGCTGCCCAGGTGAAAGCTGCAACAGCATCTGGAAGGTCAATCCAGAACCTGACTATACCACCCGATGTCATGATTATTGCAGTACAACGGGCTGATACCGTCATACCCCTGGGTGACACTACCGTACTCGCAACCGGAGACCTCGTATACCTGGCTGGATCAGATAAGGGTCTTGAATATACGACCAAACTACTGGAGGGGTAG